A region of the Pseudomonas silesiensis genome:
TTTAGGCAAGGCGTAGGCAATCACGTAGTCCCCACGATCCGGCGACTGCCGCGCACCGCCAACAGTCAGCAGGATGTACTGCTTGCCCGTTTTCGGCGAAACGTAAGTCATCGGTCCAGACTGACTCCCCACCGGCAAACGCGACTTCCAGATCTCATTACCATTGCCCGTATCGAAAGCACGCAGGTAGAAATCCTGGGTACCCGCGAAGAACAACAGACCCGACTGGGTAGCCAACGACGCGCCAAGGGTCGGCATGCCGATCGGGATCGGCAAGTGCATGCGGATGCCCAATGGACCGGTGTCTTGCACGGTACCAACCGGCACTTGCCACATCAGCTTGTGAGTCTTGAGGTCGATGGCGGACATGGTGCCGAACGGTGGTTTCTGGCATGGAATGCCAGCCGCCGAGAGGAAGCGTTCGCGCATGGCGCCGAACGGTGTGCCTTCCTGCGGCACCACGCCCATTTCGATACCACTGGCCCCGGCGGCGATCTTGTCGCGGGGAATCATGTAGTTGGCCAGGCCCAGGCGCATGTCGTTGACGAACATGTAGTTCGTGTTCGGATCCACCGAGACGCTGCCCCAGTTCATGCCACCCAGGGAACCCGGGAACTGCAAGGCGCGGTCCATGCCCGGCGGGGTGTAGACGCCTTCGTGGCGCATGCCTTTGAACTGGATGCGGCACATCAGCTGGTCAAACGGTGTGGCGCCCCACATGTCGGATTCGGTCAGGGTCTTGTTGCCGATGGACGGCATGTCCACCGAGAACGGCTGGGTCGGCGAGTAGCGTTCGCCAGGCACGTTGCCTTGCGGGACCGGGCGCTCTTCGACGCGGGCGATCGGCACGCCGGTTTCGCGGTTGAGCAGGAAGATCTCGCCCTGTTTGGTGACTTGCGCCAGGGCTGGCTGGGTGCCGCCCTTGTCGTCAGGCACGTCGTACAGCAGCGGTTGGGCCGGCAGGTCGAAGTCCCACAGGTCGTGGTGAGTGGTCTGGAAATGCCAGCGCACCTGGCCGGTCTTCACGTCGATGGCGACGATGGACGAGCTCCACTTGTCGTCAAATTCCGTGCGTTGACCGGCGAAGAAGTCCGGGGTGGCGTTGCCGGTTGGCAGGTAGACCAGACCCAGTTTGGCGTCGTAAGACATGGCCGACCAGACGTTCGGTGTGCCACGGGTATAGGTTTCGCCGGCTGGCGGACGTTTGGTGGTGTTCGGGTTACCCGGATCCCAGGCCCACACCAGTTCACCGCTGCGCACGTCGTAGGCACGCACCACACCTGGCGGTTCGCCGGTGGAGTAGTTATCGGCCACGCGGCCGCCGATGATCACCACGTCCCCGGCTACCAGCGGGGTTGAAGTCTGCTGGTAATAACCAGGCTTCACTTCGCCCATGTCGGTGGTCAGATCGACCGTGCCTTTGTTGCCAAACTCTTCACACGGCTGGCCGGTTTCGGCGTTGAGCGCGATCAGGCGGGCATCGCCGGTCGGCAGGAACAGACGTTTCGTACAGGCAGATGGCTGCTCGGCTGTAGGCGTGGCACTCGCGTCGGAGTAACCCAGGCCACGGCAGCGCTGCCAGTTGGGCGCGGTACCTTGCGGATCGAACTTCCAGCGCTGGGCGCCGGTGTCGGCATCCAGGGCAAAGACTTTGCCGTAGGCGGTGCAGGTGTAGACCGTGTCGCCGATTTGCAGCGGCGTGTTCTGGTCTTCGGCGCCGGCGCCGGTGCTTTGCGGAATGTCGCCGGTGCGGAAGGTCCAGGCCACCTGCAGTTTGTCGATGTTGCCTTTGTTGATCTGGTCCAGCGCGGCAAAACGGTTGCCGGCGGTGGTGTTGCCCCAATGCGCCCAGTCTTTCTGTTCAGTGCCCGCAGCGACCGGCGTCACCGCGGGCTCACTGCTGGCCTTGACCACATGGGTCGGCACGAACATGTAGGCCAGCGTCGCAACGACACCAACCCCCAGAATGCCGGCCAGACCGTAGGCACCGCGGCCCGCCGTCGCGCCCGAGGCACGCATCAGGGTCGGGTAGATCAACGCGACAACCAAGCCGATCACAGCGAAGGTCAGCACCCGCGAAACCAGCGGCCAGTATTCGAACCCGGCGTCCCATACCGCCCAGATCACCGTCAGGATCAACGCCAGGCCATACAGCCATGCGCCCTGCGGTTTTCGCCGGGCGATCATCAGCCCGGACACCAGCATCGCCAGGCCCATCAGCAGGAAGTACGCGCTGCCGCCGAGCGATATCAGATAGCCACCGCCGCCGGCCAGGCCAAGTCCGATCAAGGCGATCAGGACACCCAGCCCCAATAGCAACCATTTGCTGCCGCCGGCAGCCCCAGAAGTATTCATGTCGAAAAATTTTCCCCATTCGTGACAAGCGCGGAATAATGTACGAACTAGTTACTTATGGCAAATTGTCGCAGGCAAAAATGGCATGAACGGTACTGAGCCTAGATCAAACAGCCGGGTGACGAGATGTGCCTGTAACATGCACGCCCATTGCTTTGTGCCGCTGGAGCCCGACCTTGCCTGACATCCGTCCCCCCATCCTTGACGAAATCGACCGCCAATTGATCGCGGCCCTGCAAATCAATGCCCGCGAAAGCGTGGCCATGCTTGCCCGGCAATTGGGGATTGCCCGCACGACCGTCACGTCGCGGTTGGCACGACTGGAGAAGGCCAAAGTGATCACCGGTTACGGCGTGCGTTTGGGGCAGCGCGTGGTGGATGGCGGATTGCAGGCGTATGTCGGGATTACGGTGCAGCCGCGATCCGGCAAGGAAGTGTTGCGTCGCCTTAGTGCCATGGCTCAGGTACAGCAGCTGTGTGCGGTGAGTGGCGAATTTGATTATGTGGCGTGGTTGCGCACTGACTCGCCGGAGCAGCTGGACCAGTTGCTGGATCAGATTGGCAGTGTGGATGGGGTGGAGAAGACGACGACTTCGATCATCTTGAGCAGCAAGATTGATCGGGGGCAGCCGGTTTGAGTTTCTGGCTGTAGGACTTCGGTGTCTGATCGGGCCTCATCGCGGGCAAGCCCGCTCCCACAAGGACCGCGGATTGTCATTTTGTATCGTGTAATCGTCATAATGCGCAAACAACCTGCAAAACGACGACACTTTGCGTCTTATTAACGTGTTCTATGCTCTCTAGAATGGCTGCCATCTTTTCCTATACTCAGATGCGCGTTCCGCGTCGGGTCGCCAGCAAGGTCAGCCATGAACAACAACAATCGCCATCCTGCAGACGGTAAAAAACCAGTCACCATTTTCGGTCCGGACTTTCCTTTCGCTTTCGACGACTGGATCGAACACCCGGCGGGCCTGGGCAGCATTCCTGCGCACAACCACGGTGCCGAAGTGGCGATTGTCGGGGCCGGTATCGCCGGTCTGGTGGCGGCTTACGAATTGATGAAGCTGGGCCTCAAGCCCGTCGTCTACGAAGCCTCGAAAATGGGCGGTCGCCTGCGCTCCCAGGCGTTCAACGGCGCCGAAGGCATCATCGCCGAACTCGGCGGCATGCGTTTCCCGGTGTCGTCCACCGCGTTTTACCATTACGTCGATAAGCTCGGCCTGCAGACCAAACCCTTCCCGAACCCGCTAACCCCGGCTTCGGGCAGTACCGTGATCGATCTGGAAGGCAAAACCCATTACGCCCAGAAACTGGCGGATCTTCCTGCACTGTTCCAGGAAGTGGCCGACGCCTGGGCCGATGCCCTGGAGGCCGGTTCGCAGTTCGCCGATATCCAGCAAGCGATCCGCGACCGCGACGTGCCACGCCTCAAGGAACTGTGGAACACCCTGGTGCCACTCTGGGACGACCGCACCTTCTATGACTTCGTCGCGACCTCCGAAGCGTTCGCCAAACTGTCGTTCCATCACCGTGAAGTATTCGGCCAGGTCGGTTTCGGCACCGGCGGCTGGGATTCGGACTTCCCGAACTCGATGCTGGAAATCTTCCGCGTGGTGATGACCAACTGCGACGATCACCAGCACCTGGTGGTCGGCGGCGTGGAACAAGTGCCGCTGGGCATCTGGCGCCATGTGCCGGAGCGGTGCGTGCACTGGCCCGAGGGCACCAGCCTCAGTTCGTTGCACAGGGGCGCGCCGCGCTCCGGCGTGAAGAAAATCGCCCACGCAGCGGACGGCCGTTTTGCGGTTACCGACAACTACGGCGACACCCGCGAATACGCGGCGGTGCTGACCACCTGCCAGAGCTGGCTGTTGACCACCCAGATCGAGTGCGACGAAAGCCTGTTCTCGCAAAAGATGTGGATGGCCCTGGACCGCACCCGCTACATGCAGTCGTCAAAAACCTTCGTGATGGTCGACCGCCCGTTCTGGAAGGACAAGGATCCGGAAACCGGCCGCGACCTGATGAGCATGACCCTCACCGATCGCCTGACCCGTGGCACCTATCTGTTCGACAACGGCGACGACAAGCCGGGCGTGATTTGCCTGTCGTACTCATGGATGAGCGACGCGCTGAAAATGCTTCCGCACCCAGTGGAAAAACGCGTAAAACTGGCGCTGGATGCCTTGAAGAAGATCTACCCGAAAGTCGACATTGCCGCACGGATCATCGGCGACCCGATCACCGTGTCCTGGGAAGCCGACCCGCATTTCCTCGGCGCTTTCAAAGGTGCCCTGCCCGGCCACTACCGCTACAACCAGCGGATGTACGCGCATTTCATGCAGGCCGACATGCCGGCCGAGCAGCGCGGGATTTTCATCGCCGGCGACGACGTTTCCTGGACGCCGGCCTGGGTCGAGGGCGCGGTGCAGACCTCGCTCAATGCGGTGTGGGGCATCATGAACCACTTCGGCGGTGAAACTCACGCCGAGAACCCGGGTCCAGGAGATGTGTTCAACGAGATCGGTCCGATCGCCCTGCCCGAGTAAGAGGAATCCGAAATGCGCGTAGCTCTTTACCAGTGTCCACCCTTGCCCCTGGACGTTGCAGGCAATTTGCAACGCCTGCATCAACTGGCGCTGGAGGCCAAGGGCGCCGACTTGCTGGTGCTGCCGGAGATGTTCCTGACCGGCTACAACATCGGCCTCGATGCGGTCAGTGTGCTGGCGGAGGTGTACAACGGGGAGTCGGCGCAGCAGATTGCGCGCATTGCCAAGACGGCGGGGATTGCCATTCTGTATGGCTACCCCGAGCGCACTGAAGACGGACAGATCTACAACGCCGTGCAGTTGATCGACGCCCATGGCGAACGCCTGTGCAACTACCGCAAGACACATCTGTTCGGCGATCTCGATCGCTCGATGTTCAGCGCAGGCAAGGATGATTTGCCCCTGGTTGAGCTCAACGGCTGGAAGCTTGGTTTTTTGATCTGTTACGACCTGGAATTTCCGGAGAATGCCCGGCGCCTGGCCCTGGCCGGTGCCGAGCTGATTCTGGTGCCCACGGCGAACATGATTCCCTACGACTTTATCGCCGACGTCACCGTCCGCGCCCGGGCCTTCGAAAACCAGTGTTATGTGGCCTATGCCAACTACTGCGGACACGAAGGCGACATCCACTACTGCGGCCAGAGCAGTATCGCCGCGCCGGATGGCAGCCGCATTGCCCAGGCCGGCCTCGATGAAGCACTGATCGTCGGCGAGCTGGATCGCCAGTTGATGGTCGATTCCCGCGCCGCCAATCGCTACCTTCTCGATCGCCGCCCCGAACTCTACGGCGACCTGCACAAGCGCTGATCCACTTGGCGACGTTCTCGATGAGTTTCCCCACCGCAGTGTGGAAACTCATTGAGAACGCCCCCTGATCCGCTAGCATTAGCGCTTCTCTGATCTGGAAGTGCTCATGCCTGCGCTGAATCACCCCCGCCTTCACACTGAAACCCTGGCCAACGGCCTGCGGGTGACGTTGCGTCATGCTCCCGATTTGAAGCGTTGCGCTGCGGCATTGCGCGTCGACGCGGGCAGCCATGACGTGCCGCTGGCCTGGCCTGGCCTGGCGCACTTTCTTGAACACCTGTTGTTCCTCGGCACCGAGCGTTTTCCTGCGGGTCAAGGCCTGATGGCCTACGTACAAGGTCACGGCGGGCAGGTGAACGCGCAAACCTGTGAACGCACCACCGACTTCTTTTTTGAAGTGCCCCCCCAGGCGATTAGCGCAGGGCTGGAGCGTCTGTCAGACATGCTCGCCCATCCGCGTATGAATCTGGACGATCAGCGGCGGGAACGGGAAGTGCTGCACGCAGAGTTTGTCGCCTGGTCCCGGGATGCCGCAGCCCGGCAGCAATTTTCGCTGTTTGATGGCGTTTCAGCCGCTCACCCGTTGCGCGCGTTTCATGCGGGCAATCGCTACAGCTTGCCGCTGCCGCAGACTGAGTTTCAGCAGGCGCTGAAGGATTTCCATCAACGGTTTTATCAGACCGGGCAGATGACGCTGAGCCTGGTGGGGCCGCAAAGTATCGATGAGTTGAAGTCGATGGCTCAAAGCGTTGGCGCTGTCCTCTCATCAGGGAAAAAAATCCCGCAACTCCCCCCTGTGCCGCTGATGGAGTCTTCAGCCAATAGTTATCAACAGGCCGGCGAGGGTCGGCTGGACTTGTTGTTCGCCTTCGAAGCGCTGCCCCCTTCATCGGCGCAAGCCTTGGCATTCCTGTGCCATGGGTTGAACTCGGCAAAACCCGGGGGGCTGCTCGCGACATTGCGCGCCAGCGGGATGGCTGACAGCTTGAAAGCCACGCCGCTGTACCGGTTCGCCGGGCAAGCGTTGCTGCACATCGAATTCACCTTGCCCACTGCAGTCCCTGCCGGGATCCAAGAGCAGGTGCTGGACTGGCTGGGCTTTTTTGCGTCCGGGCAAGACTGGAGCGCACTGCGCGAAGAATACGCCGCCCTGATGCGACGCCAGCAGCAAGTCAGCTCAGCCCTGCAGCTGGCCCGACTGGACAGCGAGCAGCTTGAGACCGGCTTGTCCGACGAGGGTGTGATCGCCCTGAAGGAAATCCTCCAGCAAATGGGCGCTGTGGATAACTTCAGCAGCCATTGGCAATTGCCGACAGCCAACCCGTTTCTACGTGCGCAACCTCCAGCAACGAGTGCTGGGCTGATCCGCGGCCAGACCAGCAAACACCGTGGCCTGCGAACCTTTGCCCAGGATCGCACGCGCAGTCGGCGCGAACACTCGCCAATGCACTTCAGCCAGGCATTGCCGGATAACACCGCGGAAGGCGCCGTCTACCTGCGTTGGCGCCTGGACTCGGCGCCTTGCAGCAGCCTTCAATCCGTACTGGAAAAGCGCCTGCAACCCTTGCGCGATGATGCTCGTCAGGCGGGTGTCGAATGTTCTCTCAGCACTTCGGGCAACGAACGGCTGCTGAAAATGACCGGGCTGCAGGAACCGATGCCGGCAGTCCTCGAGCATGCGCTGAAAGAACTGACAAAGGCTGATATCGCGGTCTCACACACGAGCGCGACAACCGCCCCGCTGATGCCGATTCGACAGCTGCTCAAGGCATTGCCTGAGCACTGCCTTGAGCCCACTACCGAATCGGACGATTGGCAGCAGCTTTGGGCAAATGCGCGCTGGGATGGCCTGGCGACCGGCCTGTCCACCCAAACACAAGCGGCGATGGGCCTGGCCTTGAGCCGTGTACCGGGCCGCCCGGACAATCAACTGACGCCACTGTCATCGATTAGCTCACAGCGCCTCTGGCACTGCATCGACACCGGCTCCAGCGAGCATGCGCTATTGCTCTTCTGCCCCACCGCAACCTGGGATATCGCCGACGAAGCCGCCTGGCGCTTGCTCGCTCACCTGTGCCAGACCCCCTTTTACCAGCGCCTGCGAGTAGAGCTGCAACTGGGCTACGCCGTATTCAGCGGCTTGCGCCAGATTCATGGGCAGACCGGGCTATTATTTGGCGTGCAGTCACCCAGCGTGGCGCCGGTAGACCTGCTGGGTCACATCGAACAATTCCTGAACGAATTGCCGGGGATGATCGATGACATCGATGACTTGGCCTTCGCCGCCCAACGCCAGGCCTTGGCCGACCAATTCGTCAGCACCGCGCTGCCCGTCGCCCAGGCCGCCGAATTGTTGTGGCAAAGCAAACTGGCCGGCCACTCGTCGGATTATCTGATCCAGCTACCCGAGGCGATTTTGAGGATTGACCGCGCCGCCTTGCTCGATGCCGCCCTGCGATTGAACAAGGCCGACGGTGGCTGGCGCTGCCTGGCCACCAGCGCGGCGCCAGGCGGGCCTTGGCAAGCGGCAAAATGATCATTACCGGTGCTGCAATTAGCTTTCTCAAAGATTCGCGGCCAATCTTTCTGAAATTTTGAGTAACATAGCCGCCTAACTATCTGAACATCTCCGACTGGAGGTGGACTATATGTATAGGTATCAGCTGTCCCATCTACCTGAAAGGAGCATTCCATGTCCTGGTCCAAACCTGCTTACATCGACCTGCGTATCGGCTTCGAAGTCACCATGTACTTCGCAAGCCGCTAAGTTCTGCCGTTTAGGTGGAGAATGATGTGCAACGCCTCGGTTCGCCGAGGCGTTTTTATTTTCAGTGTAGAAATGATGGAGCAGCCATGTTCGTCCAGATTCTAGGTTCCGCCGCTGGCGGAGGCTTCCCCCAGTGGAACTGCAATTGCGCGAATTGCGCAGGTTTTCGTGACGGCAGCCTGCGGGCCAAGGCACGGACCCAGTCGTCCATCGCGATTTCCGATGACGGCGTGAACTGGGTGCTGTGCAATGCCTCGCCAGACATCCGCGCCCAGCTCCAGAGCTTCGCGCCCATGCAACCGGGCCGCGCCCTGCGCGATACCGGGATCAGCGCCATCATCCTGATGGACAGCCAGATCGACCACACCACCGGCCTGCTCAGCCTGCGCGAAGGGTGCCCGCATCAGGTCTGGTGCACCGACATGGTCCACGAAGACCTGACTACCGGCTTTCCGTTGTTCACCATGCTGACCCACTGGAATGGCGGGCTGAACTGGAACCGCGTCGAACTCGACCGCAGCTTCACCATCCCGGCCTGCCCGAGCCTGCGCTTTACCCCGCTGCCCCTGCGTAGCGCCGCGCCACCCTATTCACCGCACCGCTTCGACCCGCACCCGGGCGACAACATCGGCCTGATCGTCGAAGACCTGAACACCGGCGGCAAGCTGTTCTATGCCCCCGGCCTGGGCAAGGTCGATGCGCCGCTGCTGGAAATCATGGCCGGCAGCGATTGCCTGCTGGTGGACGGAACGATGTGGGACGACGACGAAATGCAGCGTCGAGGCGTGGGTACTCGCACCGGCCGGGAAATGGGCCACCTGGCGCAGAACGGCCCCGGCGGAATGCTGGAAGTGCTGGAGCAACTGCCCAAGCCGCGCAAAGTACTTATTCACATCAACAACACCAACCCGATTCTCGATGAGGATTCGCCGGAGCGTGCGGAGCTCGCTCGGCGCAAGGTTGAAGTGGCCTACGACGGCATGAGTATTGTGCTGTAAGACGCCGAGACCGCTTCGCGGTCTATCGCGGGCAAGCCCGCTCCCACAAGGTTTGACGGTGTACGCAAAACCTGTGGGAGCTGGCTTGCCAGCGAAGGGGCCAGACCAGACACCGAAGTTTTTCCCGGAGACCCCCAATGACTGACACCCCAATGTCCCCCGCCGAATTCGAGGCAGCCCTGCGGGCAAAGGGCGCCTATTACCACATCTACCACCCCTATCACGTGGCGATGTATGAAGGCCGGGCGACCCGCGAGCAGATCCAGGGCTGGGTCGCCAACCGCTTCTACTATCAGGTGAACATTCCCCTGAAGGACGCCGCCATCCTCGCCAACTGCCCGGACCGCGAGATCCGCCGCGAGTGGATTCAACGCCTGCTGGACCACGACGGTGCCCCCGGCGAAGACGGCGGCATCGAAGCCTGGCTGCGCCTGGGCCAGGCCGTCGGCCTCGACCCGGATCAATTGCGCTCCCAGGAGCTGGTGCTGCCCGGCGTGCGTTTCGCCGTGGACGCCTACGTCAACTTCGCCCGCCGGGCCAGTTGGCAGGAAGCTGCCAGCAGCTCGCTGACCGAACTGTTCGCACCGCAGATCCACCAATCGCGCCTCGACAGCTGGCCGCAGCATTACCCATGGATCGACCCGGCTGGCTACGAGTATTTCCGCACCCGCCTGGGTCAGGCGCGCCGGGATGTCGAACATGGTCTGGCGATCACGCTCGAGCACTACAAGACCCGGGAAGGCCAGGAGCGCATGCTGGAAATTCTC
Encoded here:
- a CDS encoding glucose/quinate/shikimate family membrane-bound PQQ-dependent dehydrogenase, with amino-acid sequence MNTSGAAGGSKWLLLGLGVLIALIGLGLAGGGGYLISLGGSAYFLLMGLAMLVSGLMIARRKPQGAWLYGLALILTVIWAVWDAGFEYWPLVSRVLTFAVIGLVVALIYPTLMRASGATAGRGAYGLAGILGVGVVATLAYMFVPTHVVKASSEPAVTPVAAGTEQKDWAHWGNTTAGNRFAALDQINKGNIDKLQVAWTFRTGDIPQSTGAGAEDQNTPLQIGDTVYTCTAYGKVFALDADTGAQRWKFDPQGTAPNWQRCRGLGYSDASATPTAEQPSACTKRLFLPTGDARLIALNAETGQPCEEFGNKGTVDLTTDMGEVKPGYYQQTSTPLVAGDVVIIGGRVADNYSTGEPPGVVRAYDVRSGELVWAWDPGNPNTTKRPPAGETYTRGTPNVWSAMSYDAKLGLVYLPTGNATPDFFAGQRTEFDDKWSSSIVAIDVKTGQVRWHFQTTHHDLWDFDLPAQPLLYDVPDDKGGTQPALAQVTKQGEIFLLNRETGVPIARVEERPVPQGNVPGERYSPTQPFSVDMPSIGNKTLTESDMWGATPFDQLMCRIQFKGMRHEGVYTPPGMDRALQFPGSLGGMNWGSVSVDPNTNYMFVNDMRLGLANYMIPRDKIAAGASGIEMGVVPQEGTPFGAMRERFLSAAGIPCQKPPFGTMSAIDLKTHKLMWQVPVGTVQDTGPLGIRMHLPIPIGMPTLGASLATQSGLLFFAGTQDFYLRAFDTGNGNEIWKSRLPVGSQSGPMTYVSPKTGKQYILLTVGGARQSPDRGDYVIAYALPK
- a CDS encoding Lrp/AsnC family transcriptional regulator, yielding MPDIRPPILDEIDRQLIAALQINARESVAMLARQLGIARTTVTSRLARLEKAKVITGYGVRLGQRVVDGGLQAYVGITVQPRSGKEVLRRLSAMAQVQQLCAVSGEFDYVAWLRTDSPEQLDQLLDQIGSVDGVEKTTTSIILSSKIDRGQPV
- a CDS encoding flavin monoamine oxidase family protein, with protein sequence MNNNNRHPADGKKPVTIFGPDFPFAFDDWIEHPAGLGSIPAHNHGAEVAIVGAGIAGLVAAYELMKLGLKPVVYEASKMGGRLRSQAFNGAEGIIAELGGMRFPVSSTAFYHYVDKLGLQTKPFPNPLTPASGSTVIDLEGKTHYAQKLADLPALFQEVADAWADALEAGSQFADIQQAIRDRDVPRLKELWNTLVPLWDDRTFYDFVATSEAFAKLSFHHREVFGQVGFGTGGWDSDFPNSMLEIFRVVMTNCDDHQHLVVGGVEQVPLGIWRHVPERCVHWPEGTSLSSLHRGAPRSGVKKIAHAADGRFAVTDNYGDTREYAAVLTTCQSWLLTTQIECDESLFSQKMWMALDRTRYMQSSKTFVMVDRPFWKDKDPETGRDLMSMTLTDRLTRGTYLFDNGDDKPGVICLSYSWMSDALKMLPHPVEKRVKLALDALKKIYPKVDIAARIIGDPITVSWEADPHFLGAFKGALPGHYRYNQRMYAHFMQADMPAEQRGIFIAGDDVSWTPAWVEGAVQTSLNAVWGIMNHFGGETHAENPGPGDVFNEIGPIALPE
- a CDS encoding carbon-nitrogen hydrolase family protein, which translates into the protein MRVALYQCPPLPLDVAGNLQRLHQLALEAKGADLLVLPEMFLTGYNIGLDAVSVLAEVYNGESAQQIARIAKTAGIAILYGYPERTEDGQIYNAVQLIDAHGERLCNYRKTHLFGDLDRSMFSAGKDDLPLVELNGWKLGFLICYDLEFPENARRLALAGAELILVPTANMIPYDFIADVTVRARAFENQCYVAYANYCGHEGDIHYCGQSSIAAPDGSRIAQAGLDEALIVGELDRQLMVDSRAANRYLLDRRPELYGDLHKR
- the pqqF gene encoding pyrroloquinoline quinone biosynthesis protein PqqF translates to MPALNHPRLHTETLANGLRVTLRHAPDLKRCAAALRVDAGSHDVPLAWPGLAHFLEHLLFLGTERFPAGQGLMAYVQGHGGQVNAQTCERTTDFFFEVPPQAISAGLERLSDMLAHPRMNLDDQRREREVLHAEFVAWSRDAAARQQFSLFDGVSAAHPLRAFHAGNRYSLPLPQTEFQQALKDFHQRFYQTGQMTLSLVGPQSIDELKSMAQSVGAVLSSGKKIPQLPPVPLMESSANSYQQAGEGRLDLLFAFEALPPSSAQALAFLCHGLNSAKPGGLLATLRASGMADSLKATPLYRFAGQALLHIEFTLPTAVPAGIQEQVLDWLGFFASGQDWSALREEYAALMRRQQQVSSALQLARLDSEQLETGLSDEGVIALKEILQQMGAVDNFSSHWQLPTANPFLRAQPPATSAGLIRGQTSKHRGLRTFAQDRTRSRREHSPMHFSQALPDNTAEGAVYLRWRLDSAPCSSLQSVLEKRLQPLRDDARQAGVECSLSTSGNERLLKMTGLQEPMPAVLEHALKELTKADIAVSHTSATTAPLMPIRQLLKALPEHCLEPTTESDDWQQLWANARWDGLATGLSTQTQAAMGLALSRVPGRPDNQLTPLSSISSQRLWHCIDTGSSEHALLLFCPTATWDIADEAAWRLLAHLCQTPFYQRLRVELQLGYAVFSGLRQIHGQTGLLFGVQSPSVAPVDLLGHIEQFLNELPGMIDDIDDLAFAAQRQALADQFVSTALPVAQAAELLWQSKLAGHSSDYLIQLPEAILRIDRAALLDAALRLNKADGGWRCLATSAAPGGPWQAAK
- the pqqA gene encoding pyrroloquinoline quinone precursor peptide PqqA, producing MSWSKPAYIDLRIGFEVTMYFASR
- the pqqB gene encoding pyrroloquinoline quinone biosynthesis protein PqqB; the protein is MFVQILGSAAGGGFPQWNCNCANCAGFRDGSLRAKARTQSSIAISDDGVNWVLCNASPDIRAQLQSFAPMQPGRALRDTGISAIILMDSQIDHTTGLLSLREGCPHQVWCTDMVHEDLTTGFPLFTMLTHWNGGLNWNRVELDRSFTIPACPSLRFTPLPLRSAAPPYSPHRFDPHPGDNIGLIVEDLNTGGKLFYAPGLGKVDAPLLEIMAGSDCLLVDGTMWDDDEMQRRGVGTRTGREMGHLAQNGPGGMLEVLEQLPKPRKVLIHINNTNPILDEDSPERAELARRKVEVAYDGMSIVL
- the pqqC gene encoding pyrroloquinoline-quinone synthase PqqC: MTDTPMSPAEFEAALRAKGAYYHIYHPYHVAMYEGRATREQIQGWVANRFYYQVNIPLKDAAILANCPDREIRREWIQRLLDHDGAPGEDGGIEAWLRLGQAVGLDPDQLRSQELVLPGVRFAVDAYVNFARRASWQEAASSSLTELFAPQIHQSRLDSWPQHYPWIDPAGYEYFRTRLGQARRDVEHGLAITLEHYKTREGQERMLEILQFKLDILWSMLDAMSMAYELNRPPYHSVTGQRVWHKGITL